From a region of the Microcoleus sp. AS-A8 genome:
- the acs gene encoding acetate--CoA ligase, whose amino-acid sequence MSQPTIESILQEKRLFPPSTEFSQKAHIKSLEEYQQLYDKAKADPQKFWADLAETELDWFQKWDTVLDWQPPFAKWFVCGKINISYNCLDRHLTTWRRNKAALIWEGEPGDSRTLTYAQLHREVCQFANVLKQLGVQKGDRVGIYMPMIPEAAIAMLACARIGAAHSVVFGGFSAEALRDRLIDGEAKLVVTADGGWRKDAIVPLKDQVDKALANGAVPSVENVLVVERTKQKTHMEPGRDHWWHELHKGVSADCPAEPMDSEDMLFILYTSGSTGKPKGVVHTTAGYNLYTHMTTKWIFDLQDTDVYWCTADVGWITGHSYIVYGPLSNGATTLMYEGAPRGSNPGAFWDVIEKHGVNIFYTAPTAIRAFIKMGEQHPKARNLSSLRLLGTVGEPINPEAWMWYHRVIGGERCPIVDTWWQTETGGIMITPLPGAIPTKPGSATRPFPGILTDVVNLEGNSVGDNQGGYLVVKHPWPGMMRTVYGDPDRFRRTYWEHITPKDGEYVYFAGDGARKDEDGYFWVMGRVDDVISVAGHRLGTMEIESALVSHPAVAEAAVVGKPDELKGEEVFAFVTLEGDHTPSEELAKELKQHVVQEIGAIARPGEIRFTDALPKTRSGKIMRRLLRNLAAGQEVAGDTSTLEDRGVLDKLREGA is encoded by the coding sequence ATGTCTCAGCCCACCATAGAATCAATCCTTCAAGAAAAGCGGTTATTCCCACCCTCTACTGAGTTTTCCCAGAAAGCTCACATCAAGAGTCTGGAAGAGTACCAACAACTCTACGATAAGGCGAAAGCTGACCCCCAAAAGTTTTGGGCTGATTTAGCGGAAACTGAGTTGGACTGGTTCCAGAAGTGGGATACCGTACTCGACTGGCAACCGCCGTTTGCCAAGTGGTTTGTCTGCGGGAAAATTAATATTTCTTACAACTGTCTTGACCGGCATCTGACGACATGGCGTCGGAATAAGGCGGCATTGATTTGGGAAGGGGAACCGGGAGACTCGCGGACTCTGACGTATGCCCAATTGCACCGGGAAGTTTGCCAGTTTGCCAATGTGTTGAAACAACTGGGTGTGCAAAAAGGCGATCGCGTGGGTATCTACATGCCCATGATTCCAGAAGCGGCGATCGCAATGCTCGCTTGTGCCAGAATTGGTGCGGCTCATAGCGTAGTATTCGGGGGATTTAGTGCGGAAGCCTTGCGCGATCGCTTAATTGATGGCGAAGCTAAGTTGGTAGTGACTGCGGATGGCGGGTGGCGCAAAGATGCGATCGTTCCTCTCAAAGATCAAGTAGACAAAGCCTTAGCTAATGGTGCCGTCCCCAGCGTCGAAAACGTCCTCGTGGTTGAGCGTACCAAACAAAAAACCCACATGGAACCCGGACGCGACCATTGGTGGCATGAGTTACACAAAGGTGTGTCAGCCGATTGCCCTGCCGAACCGATGGATAGTGAGGATATGCTGTTCATTCTCTACACCAGTGGCAGCACCGGCAAGCCCAAGGGTGTTGTGCACACCACGGCGGGTTACAACCTCTACACCCACATGACAACCAAGTGGATTTTTGACCTCCAGGATACGGATGTCTATTGGTGTACCGCTGATGTGGGGTGGATTACCGGTCACAGCTACATTGTTTATGGCCCCTTGTCCAATGGTGCTACTACATTGATGTACGAAGGTGCTCCTCGTGGTTCAAATCCCGGTGCCTTCTGGGATGTGATTGAAAAACACGGAGTTAACATCTTCTACACCGCCCCCACGGCGATTCGCGCTTTTATTAAGATGGGTGAACAGCATCCCAAGGCGCGTAATCTTTCTTCCTTGCGACTGCTGGGAACGGTGGGAGAACCGATTAATCCCGAAGCTTGGATGTGGTACCACCGCGTGATTGGCGGTGAACGCTGTCCGATTGTCGATACTTGGTGGCAAACGGAAACCGGCGGGATTATGATTACTCCCCTACCTGGTGCCATCCCCACGAAACCCGGTTCTGCCACTCGTCCTTTCCCCGGAATTCTTACTGATGTTGTGAATTTGGAGGGGAATTCAGTTGGGGATAACCAGGGCGGTTATTTAGTGGTGAAGCACCCTTGGCCGGGGATGATGCGAACAGTTTACGGTGACCCTGATCGCTTCCGTCGCACCTACTGGGAACACATTACACCCAAAGATGGGGAGTATGTCTATTTTGCGGGGGATGGTGCGAGGAAGGATGAAGATGGTTACTTCTGGGTGATGGGGCGCGTGGATGACGTGATTAGCGTGGCTGGACACCGTCTGGGCACAATGGAAATTGAGTCAGCGCTAGTCTCTCACCCAGCGGTGGCTGAAGCGGCGGTGGTTGGGAAGCCGGATGAGTTAAAAGGGGAAGAAGTGTTTGCTTTTGTTACCCTCGAAGGCGATCACACTCCGAGTGAGGAGTTAGCCAAGGAACTGAAGCAGCATGTAGTGCAGGAGATAGGTGCGATCGCACGTCCCGGTGAAATTCGGTTTACGGATGCGCTGCCCAAGACGCGATCGGGTAAGATTATGCGTCGGTTGTTGCGAAATCTTGCCGCCGGTCAGGAAGTTGCGGGTGATACTTCGACGTTGGAAGACCGGGGAGTGTTGGATAAATTGCGCGAAGGGGCGTAG